The DNA window TCATATTTTTTGAAAACTTCTTTTTCCTTTTCTTTCGCCCAACCAACTACAACCGTAACAAAATTATCGTAATAATTTGGAGCAGTTACGGTATTATAGTTGATTTTTCTACTGTGTTCTGACTCATCGTAATAAAATTTATATGTATCCATAACTGTTCCATCTCCTTTCGGTTAAATGATAATTTAGCGGCTTAATCAACCAAACGAGTTAAAAGCAATGACTGAAGTGCTTCCAGCTTTTTGATTTCGGACTCATTGGTAAGCCTTTGGTCAAAAAATGGCTGTATTATATTGTTGAATTTTAACATTGTTTCACTATCAGGTATTGTAATAGGGAAACTCTTTAAATTAGCTTGGTTAATCTTAGGTTGTGCAGCACCAGTAACAATCGGTGCCATATTGGTATTCGCCAAGAATAGATACAAGCTATCCTCATTAAAGCCAGATTTTCCTTTTAGTATGTGTGCGTGATTGTTTGCCCAAAACTTTCCTGAGATATGTTGTATCAATGGGTGTCCATTTTCATCGACAACATAAATACCATCTTCACTAACAAGAAGATATTCTCCATCAAAGATATAGTCATCGACATAATCAACAATGGAAACTGCACCGTAATACGGATATATTCGTTCCATATCAGTTCGTTCTAATGAAGAAAGCGGCTTACGCATTGAGTCGAAGAACTCCGCAATATCTTCAACGCACCCTGTTTCCCAATTAGATGGGCAAACACCGTCAAATGGGTCATAATCAACGAACCAAGACCTAAAGATAGCTTGAACTGAGTCGAGTAAATTATCATTTATCTTCTGTTTCAAAGCTATTCTGTCGGTTATTGTCTTGTAGGCTTTCACAATATTTCTCTGCTTTTCAATATCTGGTACTGGAAGCTCAACCATACAAAGTTCATTCCAATCAAAAATCTCTCTCACACTTCCGTGTGACTTATATCTTGCATAGCGGTCAAATTCTGGTCGGCTGAACCAAAGCATAAGATATTCAGGGTCTAATTCCTCTTTATTTTCAACTTCAAAAACTGTATAAGAGCTTGAAATGATACAATCTTCTTCATCTAAATAAGCAATAGAGATTTTCTCTCCATTTCGTGAAGTAACGGGTCCGTATGCAAACTGTCCCGTTCTAACTATCTTATAATTCGATAAATCAGTTCCTACAATATTTGCGATTGACGGAATAAATTTTTTACTTATACTTACACCAAGCAACTTTGTTACGGCTAAATCCCTATTACGCTCGTCCACAAGTCGAATGTAATTGCCTAATATCTTATATTCTTTTTCCATTCCTACCACCTTAACCAATGTATTTTCTATGAGCAATTTTAACATTACTCTGCTTAACCATTGCATACTGCAATGTCGTATCTATTCTTCTATGCCCCAAGAGTTGCTGAAGCTGCTCTATCGGCATTCCTTTATCTATCGCCATTGTCGCAAGCGTTCGCCTGAATTTATGAGGGTGTACCTTATTTAGTCCCAATCGTTTTCCAAGCTGTCGTAACCTCACTTCAATACCTCCGATATTCATTCGATTATACGGAGATTGTAATGATACAAAAAGTGCCGGGTTATCGTCCTTGCGACTGTTTAGATAATTCTGCAAATGTATTTTTGTTCTTGCATCAAAATATACAATTCGTTCCTTATCGCCTTTGCCGAAAACAACACATTCTCTTTCGTTAAAATCTATATCCTCACGATTTAGTAACACCATTTCTCCGACACGCATACCCGTTGAAGCAAGCATATCAATCATTGCCAAGTCCCTGAGTTCCGTGCAATTATCCCTCATCAATTCAAGTGCTTCATCTGAATAAGTTTCTTTAATGTTCGTTCCGGTCTTAACCTTATGTATTCGCCTGACCGGACTTTTCAAAATATAATCCTCGTCCTCAAGCCAAGAGAAAAAACTGGAAAGTATTCGTCTTATATTATCTATCGTAACTTTACTGGATTTTTTCTTAGCCTGATACTCGGTCAAATAGCAACGAATATCATCGGTCACAACATATTTGATACTCTTTCCAATGCCATCAAGCATTGACTGTATCGTTGCATTATAGTATTTCAAGGTTTTCTCAGAACAGCCCTCAATACGCTTTGCCGATAGGAAAGACTCTACTAAATTCTGTTCTGAAAGTTTCTTCTCTTTTTCTGTCTTTGTTACCTCATAATCAAAAAGTGTATGTTGCAACACCTCTTGCAATCTTTCTGTCTGTGCATTATTCAAGTAAGGTAACATTCCTTGAATAACATCTGTAATTAGGTTCTGTTTCATAGTCAATTCTCCTTTTGTTTTTTAAGAGAACGACTACCAGTGGCAGTCCCTTGTTTTAACTCCCGCCACTGATGGGAGTTCTATCGTAAATGATAATTTAGAAGCACAAGCTGAGGCTATTTATAATGAGATGATAGCAAATAACTCTACTAATGGTACTATGTCTACTCTAGGAGAAATAAGCACAATAAAAACCGGCAAGTTAAACTCAGAAGCAGCTGCAATAAACGGAATATATCCCTTTTTTACCTGTTCGCAAGAAACATATCGGACAAATACTTTTTCATTTGACCAAGAAGCTGTTTTATTAGCTGGGAATAATGCAAGTGCAATCTATCCATTGAAAATATATTGTGGAAAATTTGATGTATATCAACGAACATACGTAATATCCTCAAACAACCGTTTTGTTTCAAACAAGCAATTATATTTTGTCTTAAAACAACAGTTAAATGAGTTTAAAGGCATATCCTCTGGCACTACAACAAAGTTTCTTACAATGAAAATATTGACTCCTATACCAGTAGTAATTGCTCCAGAAGATATTGCCACTTCATTTATCAATATAACAAATAAAATATTTGAAACCATATTTCAAAATCAACGTGAAATCGAGCATTTACGCGAATTGCAAATGATTGTTCTTGGGGAACTATCACGCGACTAAATTATCATTTATCTTCTGCTTTAAAGCAATTCTCTCCGTAATTGCCTTGTAGCTATTCACTATTTCAAGCTGTTTTTCGATAGTTGGAACAGGCAGTTTCATTTTCACAAACTCCTCCCAAGGCATACTCCCTCGAACACCACCAACCGCAATAAAAGCAGCTTCTCGGTCAAACTCAGGACGTTTGAACCACATATCAAGATATTCTGGTAATATTTTTCTTGTATCTTTCACACGAAAAATAGGATAAGCTGGTGACATTATTGCTACTTCATAGTCCTCTAACCTTGCAACTGGAATTTTTGAATCACGACTAACCTGCATTAAACTTACAGCAAACTCATTTTTTCTTATAATTTTGTATTTACTCAAATCAGTTCCATTGGTATTAGCAACTGATTTAATAAAACATTTATCTATACTGACACCTATAAGCTCAGTAATCGCACCATCATCATTTCTTTCATCTACTTTTTCAATTAGTTCGCTCAAGGCTCTATAATTCGATTTCATATCCCAACTCCTTAAATACAGCAAGTAAATCTGATTTGGATTTTTCCTCTTGAACAAGAAGTTCTTTAAGTTCTCCCTGCAATGACTTCATTTTTGTATCAAAGTCGATGTTTTCATCACGATTGACAAACTCAATATATCTGCTCGGCACAAGAGTAAATCCTTTTTCCTTTACTTCATCAAAAGAAGCAGAATAACAAAACTCTGGTACATTCTCATAAGTTTCCTCATAGCCTTCCTGCTGCCAGTTATGATATACACTTGTAACTTTGGCTCTATCTTCCTCTGTCAATTCAATGTACTTCTTCTCATAAGGACTGCCCATCTGTCGTAAATCCATAAAAAGTATTTCATCTTCTCGATTACGATAGCGTTTTAGCTTTCCATTCTGTTCCACAACACGAGCCTTTTTATTCTTATTGAGTACCCAAAGGGTAACGCTGATGTCTGTGGTATAGAAAAGGTTTCTCGGAAGAATAATGATTGCTTCTACCAAATGATTTTCTATAAGCTGCTGTCTGATTTTTAGCTCTGTACCATCATCAGATAATGCACCATTGGCAAGCAGGAAACCTGCTACACCGTTTTGAGAGAGTTTGGAAACAATATTCAGTATCCAACCATAGTTTGCATTACTTGTCGGCGGAACTTCATAGCCGTTCCAACGAGGGTCATCTACAAGCTCATTTTCGGCTCTCCACTGCTTCTGATTGAAAGGCGGGTTTGCCATAATGAAATCTGCTTTAAGGTCTTTGTGCTGGTCATTGGTAAATGTATTGGCTGCCATTTCTCCAAGATTTGCAGAAATACCACGGATAGCTAAGTTCATTTTTGCCAGTTTGAAAGTGGTATTTGTGTATTCCTGACCGTAAATAGACACTTTCTTTTTATTACCGCTGTGTGCTTCTACGAACTTGATGGACTGCACAAACATACCGCCCGAACCGCAACAAGGGTCATAAAGTATTCCATCGTAAGGCTCAAGCATTTCGGCAATCAGGTTTACAATACACTTTGGTGTGTAGAACTCTCCTTTACCTTTTCCTTCTGCAAGAGCGAACTTACTAAGGAAATACTCATATACACGACCTATAATGTCGTTCTCTTTATCATCTGTATTGATACGATTGATTTCATCAAGCAAAGAAGCTAACTTTGCAGTATCAATATGTAAGCGGGAGTAATAGTTATCCGGCAAAGCACCTTTCAGTGCCGGGTTGTTCTTTTCAATCGTATAAAGTGCTGTATCTATCTTCAGGGCAATATCGTCCTGCTTTGCATTTTCAATAATGTACTTCCAACGGCTTTCTTCAGGAAGATAGAATACATTTTCCTGAGTATAAAACGGCTTCATATCCGCATACTTTTCGCCGTGTGCAGCAATAATTTTATTACGGCATTCCTCAAACTTGTCACTAGCAAATTTAAGGAAGAATAAACTCAGAACAACGTGCTTATACTCCGCAGGCTCAACAGAACCTCTCAGTTTATCAGCACTTTTCCAAAGTGCTTCTTCCATTGATATTTCTTTCTTTGGTTTAGCAGCCCTTGCCATCTATAATTACCTCCGTGTTTTAATCTTCATCTAAAATAACTTCGCATATATCTCCGATGTCACAATGAAACACCTGACATATCCTCATCAATACTTCAAGAGATACTGGCTCATTCTTATTTATCTTCGTTGCAGCGTATGATGTGATTTCGGCTGCACGCATTAAATCCTGTCTTTTCATTTGATTGTCAATCATAAGTTTTTGAAGTTTGTTATAGCATATCTTCATCAGTAACACCTCTTCATCTTATAATTCTTCTTCGTTACAGTTAACCATTTAACATTATATATTAAATTTTCAGGCATTTCAAGATTTCAGACAGAAATGTAACCTTTCAGACACTAAGGTGTCACTTTTTGCAAACACCTAATGCAACTCTTCTAAAGAATAATAAAAATGAGATGCCGAAGCACCTCAATTATACATTCTATTATTAACATTCAATGCAATCATTGCTATGACCTTTTCTATCGGCGGCTCTTTTCCGTCCGGTGCAACTGCTTTCCAAAAAGCTATTGCTTCCGGTTCAGCACTTTTCATTGCTTCCCGAATGGCAAACTGCATTTCCTCTTTTACTGCTTTTTCGGTTGTTCCATTTTCTTTTGCTATTTGTCTGAAAATGTCGTTCACTTCTACTTCCTCCTATGTCTATTAGTATGTGTCTATCACTGACAGTTGTTGTTATAGCATATTTGCTCTGTCGAAGTCCCGAAAAATTTGTCGATAGCTGAAATTTTTTATACTGAAAAAAAGAAAGCTCGTCGATTAGGACGAACTTCTGTGTTTTATGGAAGTATTTGCTTTGACTGCTTCACAAGTGTATCTATGACTTCATAAATTCTGTTTCTATCTTCAGGAACAAGTTTTTCAAGCTTCTCATTCAGCATTGAGTTCTTGACTGTATATCCCGTTTCCAGAACATCTGTAAGAACCATATCCGATGATACACCTAAAGCATTTACTATCTTTATGAAAGTTTCGAGTGACGGAATTTTCTCTCCACGCTCAACCATACCAATATAATTTGTTGTCAAATCTGTTTTCTCAGCCAAATCTTCTTGGCGTAATTTCCTCGCAAGTCGGAACTTTCTTATATTCTTGCCGATTGTATCGAGCTTCATCACATCACCTCCCTTAGTGTGTTTCCATAACTAATAGTATAGGTTAAGTCGATTTCAAATCACACGCACCCAAAGGAAGTCAAACCAACTATTAGTGATGATTCCCAACTATTTTTATGTTATACTATAAAAGTAGTAATTCACGATTGTTAATGGCGAAAGACAAATCACAACCCAAGAGCCAAGTTAAACAATCTCCATAGAATAAACTTAGGGGTAAAAGGAATGGACGAACAAAAGATAATATTCAGTAATCGGTTTGAAAAAGAGAAATTTGAGGATTACAAAACAGATTTGGGAACTGGCAACACAATCACTCCTGACTTTACGGAAGCTGATGATTTTTTTAAATTTATACAGAAGAACCGCAGAAGTGTTCCAAGTAAAGAGCGAATTGCTGACAAGGATAAATTTATCAAAACCGTTTACGAACTATCCAATAGCTTTGAAATTGACGCTGACCTGATAGAATTTGCCGAGGGATATATCGCCAACATCTATGTAGATTATGCCTGCTACACTGGATATATCAAGAAGCTGTTAGCAATTCTTTTTATCCTTGCCGATGATATTTCCTTTTTAGACGGCAGTAAAGAAAATGCCGATATGCTTTTTAGCTTCACTTATCACACACACCATATTTTCCTGAATAACAGAGAAACAACTGATTTCTCATAATGTACCCGATGGCTACTCAACTGAGCAGCCATCTTTTCAATTTTCCAGACACCGTCTGGAATTTTTAATATGCCGGAATACCGTATCCATAGATATTGCTGCTTCCGACTGCGTACTGTCTTTGCTTGCAGGCGTCGCCTGAGTTGCCCTCTACGGTATAAACTGTGCCATTCTCACACTTCTCTACGATACCAACGTGGTCTGTTGTACCGTCGCCTTCCCAATCAAAGAAGATAATATCTCCTACCTTTGGTTCATAAGTGCGGTCTTGCCATTTTCCATTTGACTTAAACCAGTTTGCACCATCCACGCAACCTGCAAATTTCGGAACAAGTCCGCTTTCAATATACCCGCATTGGTCAGCACACCAAGATACGAAGCAGGCACACCATTCCACTCGACTATTAAAGCCGTACCAGCTCCAGTAAGGTTGTCCGCCCTGATTGCCTAGCTGTGTCAAGGCAACCTCAACAATCGCCTGATTACCTCCGGCAGTAAAGGCTCGCCCATACGGATAGTATCTCAAAACGTGAGCCGGATATTGGGTATCTCCATAACTGTCCCAACCAAGCCTTTGTGCCTGCTGAGTGGAAAACTCCACTGCATTGGCATAAGAATAACCGCCATACTTTGTTTTTGCCCAAGAAATATACCCATTACCGAAGTTGTAGCCTTGCAAGGCAAGTTTGATATGCTCCATATCTATCGGACTTTCCACTTCTGCCGAAGTAAGAGCCGCTTTCAATTCCTGAACTCCACACTGGATA is part of the Blautia faecicola genome and encodes:
- a CDS encoding type I restriction-modification system subunit M, encoding MARAAKPKKEISMEEALWKSADKLRGSVEPAEYKHVVLSLFFLKFASDKFEECRNKIIAAHGEKYADMKPFYTQENVFYLPEESRWKYIIENAKQDDIALKIDTALYTIEKNNPALKGALPDNYYSRLHIDTAKLASLLDEINRINTDDKENDIIGRVYEYFLSKFALAEGKGKGEFYTPKCIVNLIAEMLEPYDGILYDPCCGSGGMFVQSIKFVEAHSGNKKKVSIYGQEYTNTTFKLAKMNLAIRGISANLGEMAANTFTNDQHKDLKADFIMANPPFNQKQWRAENELVDDPRWNGYEVPPTSNANYGWILNIVSKLSQNGVAGFLLANGALSDDGTELKIRQQLIENHLVEAIIILPRNLFYTTDISVTLWVLNKNKKARVVEQNGKLKRYRNREDEILFMDLRQMGSPYEKKYIELTEEDRAKVTSVYHNWQQEGYEETYENVPEFCYSASFDEVKEKGFTLVPSRYIEFVNRDENIDFDTKMKSLQGELKELLVQEEKSKSDLLAVFKELGYEIEL
- a CDS encoding helix-turn-helix domain-containing protein → MKLDTIGKNIRKFRLARKLRQEDLAEKTDLTTNYIGMVERGEKIPSLETFIKIVNALGVSSDMVLTDVLETGYTVKNSMLNEKLEKLVPEDRNRIYEVIDTLVKQSKQILP
- a CDS encoding helix-turn-helix domain-containing protein; this translates as MKICYNKLQKLMIDNQMKRQDLMRAAEITSYAATKINKNEPVSLEVLMRICQVFHCDIGDICEVILDED
- a CDS encoding restriction endonuclease subunit S domain-containing protein, whose product is MKSNYRALSELIEKVDERNDDGAITELIGVSIDKCFIKSVANTNGTDLSKYKIIRKNEFAVSLMQVSRDSKIPVARLEDYEVAIMSPAYPIFRVKDTRKILPEYLDMWFKRPEFDREAAFIAVGGVRGSMPWEEFVKMKLPVPTIEKQLEIVNSYKAITERIALKQKINDNLVA
- a CDS encoding restriction endonuclease subunit S, which codes for MIANNSTNGTMSTLGEISTIKTGKLNSEAAAINGIYPFFTCSQETYRTNTFSFDQEAVLLAGNNASAIYPLKIYCGKFDVYQRTYVISSNNRFVSNKQLYFVLKQQLNEFKGISSGTTTKFLTMKILTPIPVVIAPEDIATSFINITNKIFETIFQNQREIEHLRELQMIVLGELSRD
- a CDS encoding restriction endonuclease subunit S, which translates into the protein MEKEYKILGNYIRLVDERNRDLAVTKLLGVSISKKFIPSIANIVGTDLSNYKIVRTGQFAYGPVTSRNGEKISIAYLDEEDCIISSSYTVFEVENKEELDPEYLMLWFSRPEFDRYARYKSHGSVREIFDWNELCMVELPVPDIEKQRNIVKAYKTITDRIALKQKINDNLLDSVQAIFRSWFVDYDPFDGVCPSNWETGCVEDIAEFFDSMRKPLSSLERTDMERIYPYYGAVSIVDYVDDYIFDGEYLLVSEDGIYVVDENGHPLIQHISGKFWANNHAHILKGKSGFNEDSLYLFLANTNMAPIVTGAAQPKINQANLKSFPITIPDSETMLKFNNIIQPFFDQRLTNESEIKKLEALQSLLLTRLVD
- the xerA gene encoding site-specific tyrosine recombinase/integron integrase, giving the protein MKQNLITDVIQGMLPYLNNAQTERLQEVLQHTLFDYEVTKTEKEKKLSEQNLVESFLSAKRIEGCSEKTLKYYNATIQSMLDGIGKSIKYVVTDDIRCYLTEYQAKKKSSKVTIDNIRRILSSFFSWLEDEDYILKSPVRRIHKVKTGTNIKETYSDEALELMRDNCTELRDLAMIDMLASTGMRVGEMVLLNREDIDFNERECVVFGKGDKERIVYFDARTKIHLQNYLNSRKDDNPALFVSLQSPYNRMNIGGIEVRLRQLGKRLGLNKVHPHKFRRTLATMAIDKGMPIEQLQQLLGHRRIDTTLQYAMVKQSNVKIAHRKYIG